The genome window ACAGGCTCCATTGCAAAAATTCCGCATCCGGGATAGGCTCCGCTTCCTTGCCGTGCCCAGCTGGCATAACAGCGCAAGTGCACCGTTTACTACCCACAAAAAGGCCCTGAACTTCACGTGAAGTCCAGGGCCTTTTTGTGGGTCAGCGACAAACGACTACAGCTTACCAGCCTTTTTAGCTTCCATAATCAGGTCTTCGTTCATCTTAACGTAATCAGCATTTTTGGCTTCGAGGGCCAGCTTCTTGGACTGCTCGGCTGCCGTTACGGTGCCTTTGTAATCCTTCATCTTCATGCGGATTTTGGCTTCGGTGAGGACGTTCCAGAATTTAGGATCGGTAGCATTGGCCTTCTGCATCCAGGCCAGGGCCTGCTTCAGGTCCTTGTCGTTGTCGAGATAGTACACGGCGGCGGCAGCCATGTCGCCGTTGCTCGGGCTGGCGTTCTTGATGACTTTCTCGTCAATCTGCGCCATCACCTTCGTTTCTACGTCGGTGGCAATCTTGAACTTAGCACCGGTCAGCTCCCATTGCATGTCCAGGTTGGCGGTAGCGGGAGTGAGGTCGGTGAAGTTCATGGTGAAGGTTTCTACCTTGGAGGCCAGCTTGTAGGGCTTGATGGTGAAGCGGGCCACGTCCTCATCGTCCTTGAAGCCATCCACGTTGGCGCCCATCTTGGTGCTCTTGTTCAGCACCACAATCCACTCCGTTTTGCTGGGGATGGTGTAGATGCCGTATTCGCCGGCCGGTACCTTTTTGCCTTCTACCGTCACGTCGTCCGAAAACTTAATGCTAGTGGTGGCGTTGGCACCGGTGCGCCACCGCTTGCTGAACGGAACCAGATTGCCGAAGGCTGCGCGGCCGCGCAGGTTGGGGCGGGAGTACACCAGCGTTATATCGGTGAGGCCCACGCGCTGCTGAATGGTGCTCTTGGGGCTGGCGGCGGGCGTGCTGATCTGGGCCTGGGCGGCGCTGGCCAGCAGTAGGCCGCTTACTAGCAGGGTAGCACCCAGGGAGCGGGAAGTAAGCGTCAGGGAAGTCGAGGTTGACATGGCAAAAACGGCAAGTGAGAGAGAATAAATTGCGAAGTAAAAATAGCTAAAACCGGCACATAGCTCAGAAATTTAGCCAACTACTAATTGCAATCGGGTTGGTTTATAGGCGATGAAGAACAATCTGGTGTTGGTGCAGGAGTTGTTCCACGTCGGCGGGGGTAGCCGGGGCCTGCAAGCAGTGCAGGTTGAGGTAGTAGCAGGCCGCGTCATTGGGGTAGAGCAGCAGCCACTGGGGCTGCACCCATACGGCCCGCTTGACGTGGGCCCAAGAAGTGGAAAAAGAGCCTTGCGAGCTGCTGCCGCGAATTTCCTTGGCGTTCAACGTGAAGTCAATCGGCGCCGGGGCGGCCGGGTTGCGGGCGTAGCCCTGGCGCAATTGGTAGCGCACCAATGCCATTCGAAACGCGGCGTACAGCACCGCTACCGCCAGCAACACCACCGTCGACCAGTTCTGAATACTGCCCTGTTCCCGCACTTCCAGCCCTACGCTTAAGGCCAGGAGCGCCATGGCCGCCCCCAAAAGCCACTGGGCTCGCCGTGTCGCCGGACGCGCCTTCCACAATCGAAAGTTTATGGCCACGTAGTCCTCGGCCGTCATCTGAACGTGGGGCAGGAGCAAGGTAGGCGGGGTGTTGGGGGCGGGAGCTGGCATAGCCCCGCGAAAGTAGCGCACCCCGCCGCAACTTCCCGACGCGGGAGGGCATGAAAAAGGGCGAAGCCACGGCTTCGCTCTTTTAAAGTACTGTACTCAGCGCAGTTTACGTCAGCTCAAATTGCAGTTTCAGCAAGTTAGCGTAGAGGCCATTTTCGCTGTGGGCCAGCTCATCGTGAGTGCCTTGTTCCACGATGCGGCCGCCATCGATAACGAGAATCTTGTCGACTTTGCGGATGGTGCTGAGGCGGTGGGCAATAATGATGCTGGTGCGGTCCTGCATAAGCTCGTCCATGGCCTGCTGCACCAACTTTTCCGATTCGCTGTCGAGGGAGGAAGTGGCTTCGTCGAGGATGAGGATGGCGGGGTTTTTCAGGATGGCGCGGGCAATGGCAATGCGTTGGCGCTGGCCCCCGGACAGTTTAATGCCTCGCTCGCCCACTAGCGTATCCAGGCCTTCGGGGAAGGAGCTGATAAACTGCCAGGCGTTGGCTTTGCGGGCCGCCAGCACAATTTCCTCGTCGGTGGCGATAATCTTGCCGTAGGCAATGTTCTCCCGGATGGAGCCGCCAAACAGCATGGTTTCCTGGGGTACAATGCCAATGTGGCGGCGCAGCTCCGTGAGGTCGTACTGCCCGATGTCGCGCCCATCCACCACTATGCTACCCCCGCTCAACTCGTAGAACTGCATTAGCAGCTGCACAATCGTGGACTTGCCGGCTCCCGACGGGCCCACTAAGGCAATCTTCTCCCCGGCCTGAATGTCAAAGCTAATATCCTGGAGTACGGGCAAATCGGGGCGGGTGGGGTAGCTGAAAGCGACGTGCCGGTACTCAATGTTACCGTGTACTTGCAGGGGTAGGGCACCGGGCTGGTGAGTTGGCTCGGTGGGCTCATCCAGGATTTCCAGGATGCGCTCCGAGGCGCCCAGGGTGCTTTGCACTTTGCCGTACAGCTCGCCCAGGCCAGCCACCGAGGCCCCAATAAACATAGTGTACAAGGCAAACTGGGTTAGGTCGCCGATGGTCATTTGACCGGCTTGCACCAGGGTAGCGGCTCGCCACAGCACTAGCACGATGCCGCCAAACAAGCCAATAATCACGAAGGACACGAACCCGCCGCGGTAGAGGTTGCTTTTCAGGGCGGCCCGCACCGTATTGGTAAGCGAAGCGGTGTAGCGGCCAGTTTCAAACTGCTCGTTGGTAAATGCCTTCACCGTGTTAATGCCCTGCAGGGTTTCCTCCACGATGACGTTGGTTTTGGCTAGCTCGTCCTGGGTAGTCTTGGCCAGCACCCTGATTTTCTTGCCGAACACCATGGCCAGCACCACAATGGGCGGAAACGTTAGGAGCATGAACATGGACAGCTTCACCGACACAACCATGATAAACACGATGCCCGCAATCAGCGTCATTACCTGCCGAAACAGCTCGGCCAGAGTCAGGGAAAATGAGTCCTGAATGATGCCCACGTCGGAGGTAATGCGCGAGGTAATGGCGCCTACCCGGTTCTTCTCGAAGTAAGGAATAGGTAGGGAAACGAACTTCTGGTACAGCGCCTGCCGAATGTCGCGCACCGTGAACTCGCTTACCTGGGTAAAAAACCAGATGCGCCCAAAGGAAAACAGGCCCTGCAACAGAATAAGAACCGCAAAGCCGAGGGCAATCTGGTTGATGGTTACGGCCGAGCCGTTAGGCAGTAGCAAGGGCTTGCCGCTGGCCGTATCGGCTAGTTTGCCAATAATCCAGGGGAAGGCCATGGTGGTGGCGCTGGACAGCGTCAGGAGTACCGTGCCGATGCTGAACTTAGCGCGGTAGGGTAGGGTGAAGCGAAAAATTCGCAGCCCCTGCTGAAAGCTTTGCTTGGTTAGTTTCTTTTTGGGCAGTTCCGAATTCACATCGGTACCACTACTGTTGAGTCCACTTCGGGCCATTGTGTAGTAAAAGGTGAAAGCGAGAAGTTGAGAGCTAAGCGGTAGACGATAGAATAGTTGAGCTCTTGCTTTCTCGCTTCCTAGTTATTCAAATTTCGGTTTGCCCTGTTCTACCTTCAGTCCCTCGGAGTTACCGAACGGGATGGGCAGGCGCACCTGGGTAGGAACGGCCTGGCCCTTGCGGGTAGCGGGCTTCCAGGAGGGCATCTGACCCAGCACCCGCAGGGCCTCCGTGTCGCACTCCGGGGAGAGGGGCTGCACCACGGAAGGGTTGGTCAGGTGCCCATCGGCTTCCACGGTAAAGGTCATAACCACGTTGCCGCTGATTTGCTTGACGCTGGCCGCTTCTGGATACTTTAAGTTTTGCTGAAAAAACGTGTTCAGCCCTTGGGCCCCGCCCGGAAACTGCGGGGGCGCGTCGGGGCGGTTGGGGGCTGGCTTGGCCTGGGGCTGCATCCGATTGGCTTTCAGCTCAATGGGCTGCTTGGTAATGGTTGAGCCAGACGTGGTTTGCTGGGCCTGCGTTGCACCGGCGGCCGAAGCTACGAGCAGAAAGAGGAAGAACAGATGTTTCATAGGGTTGGTGAGGTAGGTCGTGGCGTGGTAGAAAAGTCGAACCCCGGCGCATTGTGCAGCGGTGCAGCCGAAACATCGTACTTGCCAACGTCAGCCGGGCGAATTGCGGCTGCGCCTTTGCATGACGCTCAACGGACTCTTACACAAGGCAAAGGTACGCTCTCTAAACAACCCCTATGCAACAGGGTTCAATTCCAGATTGCGGGCGCGCGAAATTGCCAGCAGGCCCAGGAAGGTAAGCAATCCGTTCAGAATCAGAATCTCAAACCCGAATTCGTAGCCCCACCAGGTTTTTGAGTTGGCGTTGATAAACCACGTCAGCAGGGGCGCCACAATGCACACGGGTAGCACCAGCTTGTCGTGCAGGCCGCGGCTGGTGAAAATGCCGAAGGAATACAGCCCCAGCAACGGCCCGTAGGTGTAGCCGGCGGCTTTAAACACGGAGGTAATTACGCTCTGGTCGTTGATGGCCCGGAAAATTAGGATGATGACGATGAGCACCAGCGAGAAGCCAAAGTGAGTATACTGCCGAATGCGCTTCTGCTGATCCTCCGGGTACTTGCTGATAACGAGCATGTCCACGCAGAAGGAGGTAGTAAGCGCCGTCAGGGCCGAATCGGCGGAGGCGTAGGTAACAGCAATAATGCCCAGGATAAACACGATGCCCGCAAACAGCGAGAAGTGGTTGGTAGCCAGCAGCGGAAACACATTGTCGCCAATGACTTTGCCGGTAGCAGGGTTGGTAGGTAGGGCAATGCCTTTGGCGGCCGCAAACTGATACAGCAACACGCCCAGGGAAAGAAAAAACACGTTTACCAGCACAATGGCAATGGTAAACCAGAACATATTTTTCTGGGCGTCTTGGAGGTTGCGGCAGCTCAGGTTTTTCTGCATCAGGTCCTGGTCGAGGCCAGTCATCACAATGGTAATGAAGGCCCCGGAGGCAAACTGCTTCCAGAAGAACTTATCGTCCTTGGGGTCAGAGAAATACACCTGCGACATGGCGCTTTCCTTCACCGTTTTCACCAGTCCGGCAAAGCCCAGGTTTAGCTCATCGGCCATCAGGTAAATGCTCACGGCCACGCACACGAGCATGGCCATGGTTTGGAAAGTATCGGTCCAGAGGATGGTTTTGAGGCCCCCGCGGAAGGTATACAGGTAAATCAGGAAGATGCTGACCGACACGGTAACGGCAAACGGCACCCCCAGCTGGTCGAATACGGCAAACTGCAGCACGCCCGCCACCAGGAACAGCCGAAACGCCGCCCCCACCGCCCGCGAAATCAGGAAAAACAAAGCCCCGGTTTTGTAGCTCCAGAAGCCAAACCGCTGCTCCAGGTAGGTGTAAATGCTCACCAGCCGCATGCGGTAGTAGAGCGGCATAAGCACCGTGCCAATTACCACGTAGCCCACCGTGTAGCCCAACACCACCGCCATGTAGCTCCAGCTCTGGGAGGCCACCATGCCCGGAATCGAAATAAACGTAACCCCCGACAGCGAGGTGCCAATCATGGCAAACGCCACCATGTACCAGGGCGCGTTGCGGTTGGCAATAAAGAAC of Hymenobacter sublimis contains these proteins:
- a CDS encoding DUF2911 domain-containing protein: MSTSTSLTLTSRSLGATLLVSGLLLASAAQAQISTPAASPKSTIQQRVGLTDITLVYSRPNLRGRAAFGNLVPFSKRWRTGANATTSIKFSDDVTVEGKKVPAGEYGIYTIPSKTEWIVVLNKSTKMGANVDGFKDDEDVARFTIKPYKLASKVETFTMNFTDLTPATANLDMQWELTGAKFKIATDVETKVMAQIDEKVIKNASPSNGDMAAAAVYYLDNDKDLKQALAWMQKANATDPKFWNVLTEAKIRMKMKDYKGTVTAAEQSKKLALEAKNADYVKMNEDLIMEAKKAGKL
- a CDS encoding ABC transporter ATP-binding protein, which gives rise to MARSGLNSSGTDVNSELPKKKLTKQSFQQGLRIFRFTLPYRAKFSIGTVLLTLSSATTMAFPWIIGKLADTASGKPLLLPNGSAVTINQIALGFAVLILLQGLFSFGRIWFFTQVSEFTVRDIRQALYQKFVSLPIPYFEKNRVGAITSRITSDVGIIQDSFSLTLAELFRQVMTLIAGIVFIMVVSVKLSMFMLLTFPPIVVLAMVFGKKIRVLAKTTQDELAKTNVIVEETLQGINTVKAFTNEQFETGRYTASLTNTVRAALKSNLYRGGFVSFVIIGLFGGIVLVLWRAATLVQAGQMTIGDLTQFALYTMFIGASVAGLGELYGKVQSTLGASERILEILDEPTEPTHQPGALPLQVHGNIEYRHVAFSYPTRPDLPVLQDISFDIQAGEKIALVGPSGAGKSTIVQLLMQFYELSGGSIVVDGRDIGQYDLTELRRHIGIVPQETMLFGGSIRENIAYGKIIATDEEIVLAARKANAWQFISSFPEGLDTLVGERGIKLSGGQRQRIAIARAILKNPAILILDEATSSLDSESEKLVQQAMDELMQDRTSIIIAHRLSTIRKVDKILVIDGGRIVEQGTHDELAHSENGLYANLLKLQFELT
- a CDS encoding energy transducer TonB — translated: MKHLFFLFLLVASAAGATQAQQTTSGSTITKQPIELKANRMQPQAKPAPNRPDAPPQFPGGAQGLNTFFQQNLKYPEAASVKQISGNVVMTFTVEADGHLTNPSVVQPLSPECDTEALRVLGQMPSWKPATRKGQAVPTQVRLPIPFGNSEGLKVEQGKPKFE
- a CDS encoding sodium:solute symporter, translating into MSPTLVLSLIAGYFVVLIIIAYLTSRKATSESFFIANRNAPWYMVAFAMIGTSLSGVTFISIPGMVASQSWSYMAVVLGYTVGYVVIGTVLMPLYYRMRLVSIYTYLEQRFGFWSYKTGALFFLISRAVGAAFRLFLVAGVLQFAVFDQLGVPFAVTVSVSIFLIYLYTFRGGLKTILWTDTFQTMAMLVCVAVSIYLMADELNLGFAGLVKTVKESAMSQVYFSDPKDDKFFWKQFASGAFITIVMTGLDQDLMQKNLSCRNLQDAQKNMFWFTIAIVLVNVFFLSLGVLLYQFAAAKGIALPTNPATGKVIGDNVFPLLATNHFSLFAGIVFILGIIAVTYASADSALTALTTSFCVDMLVISKYPEDQQKRIRQYTHFGFSLVLIVIILIFRAINDQSVITSVFKAAGYTYGPLLGLYSFGIFTSRGLHDKLVLPVCIVAPLLTWFINANSKTWWGYEFGFEILILNGLLTFLGLLAISRARNLELNPVA